One region of Rubidibacter lacunae KORDI 51-2 genomic DNA includes:
- a CDS encoding Pepco domain-containing protein, which produces MEEQTKQAKKIWVVTAEPEEENAGGARNVKIGSGPNSDRDIWSQPAALAARGVQVGTDILEQQMSEFLDGIGQMFSSAQEKIAGTNLELNEIELAVEISGKGEVKLLGTGGEAAAKGAIKLKFGRRKV; this is translated from the coding sequence ATGGAAGAACAGACAAAGCAAGCCAAGAAAATTTGGGTTGTGACGGCGGAGCCAGAGGAGGAAAACGCCGGAGGGGCGAGAAATGTAAAGATTGGTAGCGGACCGAATAGTGACAGGGACATCTGGAGCCAGCCAGCAGCATTAGCGGCTCGTGGGGTGCAAGTAGGCACTGACATTCTGGAACAGCAGATGTCGGAGTTTCTAGATGGCATCGGGCAGATGTTTAGCAGTGCCCAGGAGAAAATTGCTGGGACGAATTTAGAGTTAAACGAGATCGAGTTGGCAGTGGAGATTTCTGGAAAAGGTGAAGTAAAACTCCTGGGGACTGGTGGTGAAGCTGCTGCCAAGGGAGCCATCAAGCTTAAGTTCGGGCGTAGAAAGGTATAA
- a CDS encoding Fic family protein — protein MRRSIGGPPDFFDTCRLQYLSARKKYSLRLPEFATSRAHNLYYYGDRISLWQLAAPKHTHFSNIAVFVDGNKRVASSLLTDFGT, from the coding sequence TTGAGGCGCTCGATCGGCGGTCCTCCTGACTTTTTCGATACATGCCGGCTTCAATACTTGTCGGCTCGGAAGAAATACTCGTTGAGGCTTCCAGAGTTTGCCACGAGTAGGGCTCATAACCTTTACTACTATGGCGACCGCATAAGCTTGTGGCAATTAGCTGCCCCTAAGCATACACACTTCTCAAACATCGCTGTTTTTGTTGATGGTAACAAGCGGGTTGCATCGTCGCTACTTACAGATTTTGGTACGTAA
- a CDS encoding pentapeptide repeat-containing protein: protein MSVGGFAIVRSVPLLSLLAIALFFLIGLVSSPMPEATALDYGKEILVGTDFSGRDLTESSFTKANVRQCDFSNANLAGVSFFAANLQEANLTGANLRYATLDSARLIKANLTDAVLEGAFAANARFDGAIIDGADFTDVLLRRDEQAKLCDIAAGTNPVTGRDTRETLFCR from the coding sequence ATGAGCGTTGGAGGCTTCGCGATCGTGCGCTCCGTTCCTCTCTTGTCCTTACTCGCAATCGCACTTTTTTTTCTGATAGGACTAGTCTCGAGTCCGATGCCGGAGGCGACAGCGCTTGACTACGGTAAGGAAATCCTCGTCGGGACGGACTTTTCCGGGCGAGACCTGACCGAGTCGAGTTTCACGAAGGCCAACGTGCGTCAGTGCGATTTTAGTAATGCCAACCTCGCTGGGGTCAGTTTCTTTGCGGCCAATCTTCAGGAAGCCAATCTGACCGGCGCCAATTTGCGTTATGCAACGCTCGATTCTGCACGATTGATTAAAGCCAACTTGACGGATGCCGTCTTGGAAGGGGCTTTTGCAGCCAATGCCAGGTTCGACGGCGCGATTATCGATGGCGCAGACTTCACCGACGTCTTACTCCGCCGCGACGAACAGGCCAAGCTTTGCGACATTGCCGCGGGAACCAACCCCGTTACTGGACGCGACACCCGCGAGACCTTGTTCTGTCGTTAG
- the lgt gene encoding prolipoprotein diacylglyceryl transferase, with protein MPLLGPSHKQRWGWMEGSDRPQSPQTAGVPQILSRQALNSQTRLLSSARIAHSLRADFVRGMFHPCDADAIALAMYPPVDPVIVEVGPLALRWYGVLMVTAIFTGAWVASRYIKRQGDNPDNLWDMLVWVLVPGFLGARLYYVFVQSPRGTDGLGRYLEHPIEILQFWRGGIHIFGAFIAGSAALWLYTRWHKLPPLRYLDAIALGLPLAQAIGRWGNFINQELYGPPTTLPWGLRIDAQHRLSPYSNLQQYPDSVRFQPLFLYESLWNFIGFGLIFWLSRRFKKQLQPGDILLMYLIWYPLGRFWIEFLRTDSWFFSGTPFNVVHILCAAAILSGAIGLYWRHGRKPAAG; from the coding sequence GTGCCATTGCTGGGGCCTTCGCACAAGCAGCGCTGGGGTTGGATGGAAGGCAGCGATCGCCCACAGTCCCCTCAAACAGCGGGTGTTCCGCAGATTTTGTCGAGACAGGCTCTAAACTCGCAAACCCGCCTGCTTTCGAGTGCTAGGATTGCTCACAGCTTGCGCGCGGATTTCGTGCGGGGCATGTTTCACCCATGCGATGCGGACGCCATCGCGCTTGCAATGTATCCACCTGTCGATCCGGTCATTGTCGAAGTCGGACCGCTGGCATTGCGCTGGTATGGCGTGCTGATGGTGACGGCAATCTTCACGGGAGCCTGGGTTGCCAGTCGCTACATCAAGCGTCAAGGGGACAATCCAGATAATCTCTGGGATATGCTCGTCTGGGTTCTGGTACCCGGCTTCTTAGGCGCGCGTTTATACTACGTCTTCGTTCAGTCGCCGCGCGGCACCGATGGACTCGGTCGCTATCTCGAGCACCCGATCGAAATCCTGCAGTTTTGGCGAGGCGGCATCCATATTTTCGGTGCCTTTATTGCAGGTAGTGCAGCGCTATGGCTCTACACGCGCTGGCACAAACTACCGCCGTTGAGATACCTCGACGCGATCGCCCTCGGTTTGCCCCTGGCTCAAGCGATCGGTCGGTGGGGCAACTTCATCAACCAAGAACTGTACGGACCGCCAACGACGCTGCCGTGGGGATTGCGCATCGACGCGCAGCATCGTTTGTCGCCGTATAGCAATCTGCAGCAGTACCCCGACAGCGTGCGGTTCCAGCCGCTGTTTTTGTACGAGTCGCTGTGGAACTTTATCGGTTTCGGGTTGATTTTTTGGCTGTCGCGTCGCTTCAAGAAGCAACTGCAACCCGGGGATATCTTACTGATGTACCTGATTTGGTATCCACTCGGTCGTTTTTGGATTGAGTTTCTCCGGACGGATTCTTGGTTTTTCTCCGGTACGCCATTCAATGTCGTCCATATCCTGTGTGCGGCGGCCATCTTGAGCGGGGCGATCGGTTTATATTGGCGGCACGGTCGCAAGCCCGCAGCCGGTTGA
- a CDS encoding alkaline phosphatase family protein encodes MPHPRLVVIGLDCAEPSLVFDRWRDDLPHLSSLMDRGRYGRLESCIPAITVPAWSCMTSGRDPGELGIYGFRNRLDRSYDSLSIANGSFVKVPRLWDILGEAGWTVAVVSVPGTYPPQLVNGALVSGFLTPNTDAEFTYPSGLGMQLRAWVDRYLFDVPDFRSDDKPRILRDIYDLCNQTFSLALNLLRDREPDFLMMVEMGLDRLQHAFWKHMDSRHPLHVPDSPFAQVIHDYYCHVDRCIGQLLACCGEDTAVAVVSDHGAQPLMGGFCLNQWLIETGYLVLKSAPTAPMRLQPSQVDWQRTKAWGAGGYYGRLFMNVQNREPDGIIPLASYQQERQKLIEHLEAIPGPDGRPLGIKAYTPQQLYRRVRGVAPDAIVYFQNLAWRSLGSVGTESLYALENDTGPDDANHAQHGLFVFCDPQHPGDGRELTGAQIYDVLPTLLSRYDIAAPPQLRGRALAW; translated from the coding sequence ATGCCGCATCCCCGCCTTGTTGTTATCGGTCTCGACTGCGCCGAACCGTCGCTCGTGTTCGATCGCTGGCGGGACGATCTGCCCCATCTCTCGAGCTTGATGGACCGCGGGCGTTACGGTCGCCTAGAAAGCTGTATTCCCGCGATTACCGTCCCGGCATGGTCCTGCATGACCAGCGGCCGCGACCCCGGCGAGCTAGGCATTTACGGTTTTCGCAATCGCCTCGATCGCAGTTACGACAGCTTATCCATTGCTAATGGCAGTTTCGTAAAAGTGCCGCGATTGTGGGACATCTTGGGCGAAGCGGGTTGGACGGTTGCCGTTGTCAGCGTACCGGGGACTTATCCACCGCAGCTCGTCAATGGCGCGCTCGTTTCGGGGTTTCTCACGCCCAATACCGATGCGGAGTTCACCTATCCGTCCGGATTGGGAATGCAACTGCGCGCCTGGGTCGATCGCTATCTCTTCGACGTGCCGGATTTTCGGTCGGACGACAAACCCAGGATCCTGCGAGACATCTACGACTTGTGCAATCAAACTTTTTCCTTGGCGCTGAACTTGCTGCGCGATCGCGAACCCGACTTTCTGATGATGGTCGAGATGGGGCTGGACCGCTTGCAACACGCGTTTTGGAAGCACATGGACTCGCGCCACCCACTCCACGTGCCCGACTCGCCGTTTGCCCAGGTCATCCACGACTACTACTGCCATGTCGATCGCTGCATCGGACAATTGCTCGCTTGCTGTGGCGAAGATACCGCCGTTGCGGTTGTCTCCGACCACGGCGCGCAGCCGCTGATGGGCGGCTTCTGTCTCAATCAGTGGTTGATCGAGACGGGTTATCTCGTCCTGAAGTCCGCACCGACAGCACCGATGCGCTTGCAGCCATCGCAAGTCGATTGGCAGCGCACCAAAGCGTGGGGAGCCGGCGGATATTACGGCCGCCTGTTCATGAACGTGCAAAACCGCGAACCCGATGGCATTATCCCGCTTGCCAGCTACCAACAAGAGCGCCAAAAGCTGATCGAGCACCTCGAAGCAATCCCCGGACCGGACGGTCGCCCGCTCGGCATCAAAGCCTATACGCCACAACAACTGTACCGACGCGTCCGCGGAGTTGCCCCGGACGCGATCGTTTACTTCCAGAACCTTGCTTGGCGATCGCTCGGCAGCGTGGGCACGGAGTCGCTGTATGCCCTGGAAAATGACACCGGACCCGATGACGCCAACCACGCTCAGCATGGTTTGTTCGTCTTCTGCGACCCGCAGCATCCAGGGGACGGCCGCGAGCTTACAGGCGCACAAATCTACGATGTCCTGCCGACGCTGCTCTCACGTTACGATATCGCCGCTCCTCCGCAGCTGCGCGGACGGGCACTCGCCTGGTAG
- a CDS encoding DUF4346 domain-containing protein has protein sequence MLPTRNNLATLDEALSKRFIDLDPAGYFIVYLDRSTQTICADHYINVINERGLACDPETGEPLPVRGSAPRTPNTSYSGRTAKELCIALFEETQPCPVTRLDHAAYLGREFVRAECALIDGSDYVQD, from the coding sequence ATGCTCCCAACTCGTAACAACCTTGCCACTCTCGATGAGGCCCTCTCGAAACGCTTCATTGACCTCGACCCCGCTGGATACTTCATTGTTTACCTCGATCGCTCGACGCAAACCATCTGCGCCGACCATTACATCAATGTCATCAACGAGCGCGGATTGGCCTGCGATCCGGAAACTGGCGAACCGCTGCCGGTGCGGGGGAGTGCGCCCCGCACGCCGAACACTTCTTATTCCGGTCGTACCGCGAAGGAACTCTGTATCGCGCTCTTCGAGGAAACACAGCCCTGCCCCGTCACGCGCCTCGACCACGCCGCTTACCTCGGGCGGGAATTCGTGCGCGCCGAGTGCGCTCTAATTGATGGCAGCGACTACGTGCAAGACTGA
- the psb32 gene encoding photosystem II repair protein Psb32 — translation MKYLPALRRAAATVACLLLSVLLATALAAPAGATSAAQIPDISRDATTWVADEAEALSRINEVRLGRRLQALADSTGTEVKVVVFRRLNYDVTIDDFADDLFERWYPTAALQANKVLLVMDTITNNAALRKGEGVTPLTDDLVQSLIADSIGVPIRAGNKYNEAFLGTTARLAAVLSGQADPGPPEDNIDIQVEGTFTAAEDTDTRTSTVWVVVLLVVATIVPMATYFAYVLLQD, via the coding sequence ATGAAGTATTTGCCCGCCTTGCGCCGCGCTGCTGCAACCGTCGCTTGTTTGTTGCTGTCGGTGTTGCTAGCAACTGCCTTGGCGGCTCCGGCTGGGGCAACGAGCGCTGCTCAGATTCCGGATATTAGCCGCGATGCGACCACGTGGGTTGCGGATGAAGCTGAAGCGCTCAGCCGTATCAATGAAGTTCGACTCGGTCGCCGCCTTCAAGCGCTAGCAGACAGCACTGGTACCGAGGTCAAGGTGGTGGTGTTCCGCCGGCTCAATTACGACGTCACCATCGACGATTTTGCCGACGATCTGTTCGAGCGCTGGTATCCAACAGCGGCGTTGCAGGCAAACAAAGTGCTGTTGGTTATGGATACGATCACCAACAATGCTGCACTTCGCAAGGGTGAAGGCGTCACCCCCCTGACTGACGACCTCGTTCAAAGCCTCATTGCCGATTCGATCGGCGTTCCCATACGAGCGGGGAACAAATACAATGAGGCGTTTTTGGGCACGACCGCGCGTTTGGCTGCAGTGCTCTCGGGTCAAGCCGATCCCGGTCCGCCCGAAGACAATATCGATATCCAAGTTGAGGGCACGTTTACGGCTGCCGAGGATACCGACACGCGTACTTCAACCGTGTGGGTTGTTGTTTTATTAGTCGTCGCGACTATCGTGCCGATGGCAACGTATTTTGCCTACGTGCTGCTGCAGGACTAG
- a CDS encoding photosystem I reaction center protein subunit XI: MADSKSSEAITPYNDDIFAGHLSTPISDSAFVRSLINNLPAYRSGVSPLLRGLEVGMAHGYFAIGPWVLLGPLRDTDASANIGGLIAGIGLILVATIAMSAYGLVSFPKDQSKAAYFDDRAPEALQTGEGWSQFAGGFFVGAMGGAFVAYFLLENFDLLDNIMRGIVNS; encoded by the coding sequence ATGGCCGACTCCAAAAGCTCGGAAGCTATTACACCTTACAACGATGATATTTTTGCCGGACATTTGTCGACGCCGATTTCCGACTCGGCATTCGTCCGGAGTCTCATCAACAACTTGCCTGCATACCGCTCGGGGGTTTCGCCACTGCTGCGCGGTCTAGAAGTAGGCATGGCCCACGGCTACTTCGCGATCGGTCCTTGGGTACTCCTCGGTCCGCTGCGCGATACGGATGCGTCGGCAAATATCGGCGGACTCATTGCCGGTATCGGCCTGATCTTGGTTGCAACCATAGCAATGTCTGCCTACGGTTTGGTTTCTTTCCCGAAGGATCAATCCAAGGCAGCATATTTCGACGATCGCGCACCGGAAGCCCTCCAAACTGGTGAAGGTTGGAGTCAGTTTGCTGGCGGTTTCTTCGTTGGTGCAATGGGTGGTGCCTTCGTAGCCTACTTCTTGCTCGAAAACTTCGACCTGCTCGACAACATAATGCGTGGCATAGTCAATAGCTAG
- a CDS encoding photosystem I reaction center subunit VIII, with product MTGDYAASFLPWILIPAVCWLMPAMVMGLLFIHIESDA from the coding sequence ATGACTGGCGATTATGCAGCTTCGTTCTTGCCTTGGATTTTGATACCCGCTGTGTGTTGGCTGATGCCGGCAATGGTCATGGGGTTGCTATTCATCCACATTGAATCCGATGCATAG
- a CDS encoding S66 peptidase family protein encodes MPTPTRRQFLIRSLAAAVAAAAVARPAVARQSASDRAVVKPQRLQPGAGVGLFSPAGATYDPTDIEIVSDAVRALGLVPYRATHLLDRYGYLAGRDRDRAADINQLFADPKIDLLLPIRGDWGCARLLPYLDYDSIRQNPKIVVGFSDLTALLLGIYAQAGLACFHGPNGFSSWREAQTASFRSVLFAGDRAPLANERPSEDGDRLMQVKFRVQTVTSGIARGRLIGGNLSVLSSLIGSPYFPDPRGAILFVEDIGEPIYRIDRMLTQLSLAGILEQLSGFVFGQCVNCGPSGGYGSLTLLEVVRDRIASLGIPAYCNAPIGHLENIVTLPIGTEVEIDSDRGRLVMLEAAVT; translated from the coding sequence ATGCCTACTCCCACGCGCCGCCAGTTTCTCATCCGCAGCCTCGCTGCTGCAGTCGCTGCTGCAGCAGTTGCCAGACCGGCTGTGGCCCGCCAATCGGCAAGCGATCGCGCTGTTGTGAAGCCGCAGCGACTACAACCCGGTGCTGGTGTGGGTTTATTCAGTCCGGCCGGTGCGACCTACGACCCCACAGACATTGAAATCGTTAGCGATGCCGTGCGCGCGCTCGGTTTAGTTCCGTATCGGGCAACGCACCTACTCGATCGCTACGGATACTTGGCAGGGCGCGATCGCGATCGGGCGGCCGATATCAACCAACTCTTTGCCGACCCGAAAATCGACCTCTTACTGCCGATTCGCGGTGACTGGGGATGCGCGCGCTTACTGCCCTACCTGGATTACGATTCGATCCGCCAAAATCCAAAGATCGTCGTCGGCTTCAGCGACCTGACCGCACTGCTCCTTGGTATTTATGCGCAGGCAGGCTTGGCCTGCTTTCACGGTCCCAACGGTTTTAGCTCTTGGCGCGAAGCGCAAACCGCATCGTTTCGCAGCGTGCTTTTTGCCGGCGATCGCGCCCCGCTCGCTAACGAACGACCGTCCGAGGATGGCGATCGCTTGATGCAGGTGAAGTTCCGCGTGCAGACCGTAACGTCAGGCATTGCACGCGGTCGGTTAATTGGCGGCAATTTGTCGGTTCTCAGCAGTTTGATTGGCTCGCCTTACTTTCCGGATCCGCGCGGAGCGATTCTCTTTGTCGAAGACATTGGCGAGCCGATCTACCGCATCGATCGCATGCTGACGCAGCTTTCCCTTGCGGGGATTTTGGAGCAATTGTCTGGGTTCGTCTTCGGTCAATGCGTCAACTGCGGACCTAGCGGCGGTTATGGGTCGCTGACATTACTGGAAGTTGTCCGCGACCGGATTGCTTCGCTCGGCATTCCCGCCTATTGCAACGCTCCCATAGGTCACCTGGAAAACATTGTGACGTTGCCCATTGGTACCGAAGTTGAAATCGATAGCGATCGCGGTCGCTTGGTCATGCTTGAAGCTGCAGTCACCTGA
- a CDS encoding HNH endonuclease, with protein sequence MPSISSCLARSKQTEKIDMRGDRAQLNLHPLPSTRAMQACQLCDREVARLTVHHLVPRQAVKRKKADPGPTVKICAACHKQIHALFDNATLARQLNTPEALSAEPQMQKFLAWIRKQDPNKRVRVS encoded by the coding sequence ATGCCATCGATTAGTTCGTGCTTGGCCCGAAGCAAACAAACTGAGAAGATCGATATGCGGGGCGATCGCGCCCAACTCAACCTCCATCCGCTTCCGTCTACCAGAGCCATGCAAGCATGCCAACTCTGCGATCGCGAGGTCGCGCGTTTGACCGTCCACCATCTCGTCCCGCGTCAGGCAGTAAAGCGGAAAAAAGCCGACCCAGGGCCGACGGTCAAAATTTGCGCCGCCTGCCACAAGCAAATTCACGCTTTATTCGATAATGCCACCCTGGCGCGGCAGCTCAACACCCCGGAAGCACTGAGCGCAGAACCCCAAATGCAAAAGTTTCTGGCCTGGATTCGCAAACAAGATCCGAACAAACGCGTGCGCGTTAGCTGA
- the ubiE gene encoding bifunctional demethylmenaquinone methyltransferase/2-methoxy-6-polyprenyl-1,4-benzoquinol methylase UbiE, translated as MSPSTRDIRDIFDRIAPVYDRLNDWLSLGQHRIWKRMAVKWARPQPGDRALDLCCGSGDLALMLADAVGPRGSTIGADFAPQQLAIAAERAARAQLSISWVQADALALPFADNSFDCATVGYGLRNVVDLPQCLGELRRVLKPGGTLAALDFHRPDSAIARQFQQWYLDRLVVPTAEQIGLTEEYAYIAPSLERFPVGSEQVGLARAAGFANPKHYPIAGGMMGVLVAS; from the coding sequence ATGAGCCCTTCAACTAGAGACATTCGGGATATTTTCGATCGCATTGCCCCCGTTTACGATCGCCTCAACGACTGGCTGAGCCTCGGACAGCATCGCATCTGGAAGCGGATGGCGGTGAAGTGGGCACGGCCCCAACCCGGCGATCGAGCCTTGGATCTGTGTTGTGGCAGCGGCGATCTGGCTTTAATGCTAGCGGATGCTGTCGGACCTCGCGGTTCCACAATTGGAGCCGATTTTGCGCCGCAGCAGCTGGCCATTGCCGCCGAGCGCGCGGCAAGAGCGCAATTGTCGATCTCGTGGGTCCAAGCCGATGCGCTAGCGCTGCCGTTTGCTGACAATAGCTTTGACTGCGCGACAGTGGGCTACGGGCTGCGCAATGTGGTCGATCTCCCGCAATGCTTGGGCGAATTGCGGCGCGTGTTAAAGCCGGGAGGGACGCTGGCCGCACTTGATTTTCACCGCCCAGACAGCGCGATCGCGCGACAGTTCCAGCAGTGGTATCTGGACCGCTTAGTGGTGCCGACTGCCGAGCAAATTGGGCTGACCGAGGAGTATGCTTACATTGCACCGAGTTTGGAGCGCTTTCCCGTCGGCTCCGAGCAGGTAGGACTTGCACGAGCAGCCGGTTTCGCCAACCCAAAACACTACCCGATCGCAGGTGGCATGATGGGGGTTCTCGTTGCTAGCTAG
- a CDS encoding DUF6816 family protein: protein MGQMRSLMTVAIAAVLCALLSAAGISGTVALPLATAVSSLSDRVAAFPDWTSKPSVESSAGSDLYYPGWMEGTWTATSTLMEAIAPLAPEIVSPGFEGNHHYLHRPMKFRVRFIPQTVRSLGRFPVLQPRSQPIPIIADRAFNGLEIAQAYLGDLVRSVRVSDNDPNEQVTHLKPNRQLRSIAIGRKSEQMPPDRFIATEIVRQVFRGESFYLNVVEATTDYRHLSDDTVAAEQLTAIYLAPEHPDYFRAAGRPVALYRYELELNRERLQPT from the coding sequence ATGGGACAAATGCGATCGCTAATGACGGTTGCGATCGCCGCGGTATTGTGTGCGCTTCTAAGCGCTGCTGGGATTTCTGGAACAGTTGCTTTACCGCTAGCAACGGCTGTGTCGAGCTTATCTGACCGCGTTGCTGCTTTCCCAGACTGGACGAGCAAACCCTCCGTCGAGAGTTCGGCCGGCAGCGATTTGTACTACCCCGGCTGGATGGAAGGGACTTGGACGGCGACCAGCACGCTAATGGAGGCGATCGCGCCGCTAGCACCAGAGATCGTTTCGCCTGGCTTCGAGGGCAACCACCACTACCTCCACCGGCCGATGAAATTCCGCGTGCGGTTCATACCTCAGACGGTTCGGAGTCTCGGGAGATTTCCCGTTCTGCAGCCGCGCTCGCAACCGATACCCATCATTGCCGATCGGGCCTTCAACGGCTTGGAAATTGCGCAAGCGTATTTAGGCGACCTCGTACGTTCGGTTCGTGTCTCGGATAACGATCCGAACGAACAGGTTACGCATCTGAAGCCCAACCGACAGTTGCGCTCGATCGCGATCGGTCGCAAGAGCGAGCAAATGCCTCCCGACCGCTTCATTGCTACGGAAATCGTGCGTCAAGTGTTTCGCGGTGAATCGTTTTACCTCAATGTGGTTGAAGCAACAACAGACTACCGCCATTTGAGTGACGACACAGTTGCAGCCGAGCAACTGACGGCCATCTACTTGGCACCCGAGCATCCCGACTATTTCCGCGCCGCCGGCCGGCCGGTCGCTCTGTATCGATACGAGTTGGAACTCAACCGGGAGCGACTGCAACCGACCTAG
- a CDS encoding HEAT repeat domain-containing protein, which translates to MSTTDLKQVARDLESPNLRDRLLALVSLREVDSEAAVPLIEKVLGDESLQVRSMAIFALGVKPTDRNFGLLIELLEDPDYGIRADAAGALGYLGDERALTPLIRLFYEDTDWLVRFSAAVSIGNLRDCDPRAEAVLRDALNSEEVVIQHAAIAALGEIGAVEAVEDILRFARSDDWLVRQRLTEALGNLPTEKTVSALKFLAKDEHPQVAQSAAISLRRLEGQLLD; encoded by the coding sequence ATGAGCACGACCGATCTCAAGCAGGTTGCACGCGACCTGGAAAGTCCTAATTTACGCGATCGCCTCTTGGCGCTGGTGTCTCTGCGAGAAGTTGATTCCGAGGCAGCTGTCCCGCTCATCGAGAAGGTACTGGGCGACGAATCCTTACAAGTGCGTTCGATGGCAATATTTGCTCTGGGTGTGAAGCCCACCGACCGAAACTTTGGTCTGTTGATCGAGTTGTTAGAGGACCCCGATTACGGCATCCGAGCCGATGCTGCGGGCGCGCTGGGATACTTGGGTGACGAGCGGGCTCTGACGCCGCTAATTCGGCTGTTTTACGAGGATACGGACTGGTTGGTGCGCTTTAGTGCAGCCGTGTCAATCGGCAATCTACGCGATTGCGATCCGCGGGCTGAAGCCGTACTTCGAGATGCGCTCAACAGCGAGGAAGTCGTCATACAGCATGCCGCCATCGCCGCGTTGGGAGAAATCGGGGCAGTCGAGGCGGTTGAAGATATCTTGCGCTTTGCGCGCTCGGACGATTGGCTGGTAAGGCAGCGGCTGACAGAAGCATTAGGCAATTTACCGACGGAGAAAACTGTCTCGGCGCTTAAGTTTCTGGCCAAGGACGAGCACCCACAGGTAGCCCAATCGGCAGCGATTTCGCTGCGGCGTTTGGAAGGGCAACTGCTCGATTAG